A genomic window from Flavobacterium hankyongi includes:
- a CDS encoding cell division protein ZapA, which produces MSEKLKIKISIADRVYPLTVDPSQEEGLRSASKKIDAMIKQFEQNYAVRDKQDVLAMCALQFAAQVEQRQIEKSTIEETTKIKLEKLNDLLADYLDK; this is translated from the coding sequence ATGAGTGAAAAATTAAAAATTAAGATATCTATAGCTGATCGTGTTTACCCCTTAACAGTAGACCCAAGTCAGGAAGAAGGACTAAGAAGTGCTTCAAAAAAAATAGATGCCATGATTAAACAATTTGAACAAAATTATGCAGTACGTGACAAACAAGATGTTTTGGCCATGTGCGCTTTACAATTTGCAGCTCAAGTTGAACAAAGACAGATAGAGAAATCTACTATTGAAGAAACAACTAAAATCAAATTGGAAAAATTAAATGATTTATTAGCAGATTATCTAGATAAATAA
- a CDS encoding ATP-binding protein, with amino-acid sequence MEKEIIVITGGPGTGKTTIIEGLIEKGFTCYPEISREVTLEAQRQGIDQLFLTEPLLFSQMLLEGRIKQYQSAIKEESTQVFIDRGVPDVLAYMHFIGDTYPQHFDESCHDSKYSKVFVLPPWEDIYVSDQARYENFEQAKIIYDHLKETYAKYGYKLIEVPIGTVNERIDFIFTHLK; translated from the coding sequence TTGGAAAAGGAAATTATTGTAATTACTGGCGGACCAGGTACTGGAAAGACAACGATTATTGAAGGACTAATCGAAAAGGGATTTACATGTTATCCTGAAATTTCCCGTGAAGTTACCCTAGAAGCACAAAGACAAGGAATTGATCAGTTGTTTTTGACAGAACCTTTGTTGTTCAGTCAGATGCTTTTAGAAGGTAGAATAAAGCAATATCAAAGCGCTATTAAAGAAGAAAGTACACAGGTTTTTATAGATAGAGGAGTGCCAGATGTCTTGGCTTATATGCATTTTATAGGAGATACATACCCTCAACATTTTGATGAAAGTTGCCATGATAGTAAATACAGTAAAGTATTTGTTCTACCACCTTGGGAAGATATATATGTGAGTGATCAAGCTCGTTATGAAAACTTTGAGCAGGCTAAGATTATCTACGATCATCTTAAGGAAACCTATGCAAAATACGGTTACAAACTTATAGAAGTGCCTATTGGAACTGTAAATGAGCGTATCGATTTTATTTTTACTCACCTTAAATAG
- a CDS encoding YqgE/AlgH family protein: protein MISVRPKKGHLLVAEPSITGDLSFNRSVVLLADHNEDGSVGFILNKPLGYTLHDLIPEIDATFKIYNGGPIEQDNLYFIHNVPLLIPESIEIAEGIYWGGDFEHAKNLINEGKIGRSNVRFFLGYSGWDAEQLQHELEANSWIISENGLRNKIIGKSATDFWKEKIIEQGGDYLIWSNAPENPIYN from the coding sequence ATGATTTCTGTACGACCAAAAAAAGGGCACTTACTGGTAGCAGAACCCTCTATTACAGGAGACTTATCTTTTAATAGATCAGTGGTTTTGTTGGCAGATCATAATGAAGATGGTTCTGTAGGATTTATCCTAAACAAACCACTTGGTTATACACTTCACGATTTAATTCCTGAAATTGATGCAACTTTCAAAATTTATAATGGAGGTCCAATAGAACAGGATAATTTGTACTTTATTCATAATGTCCCATTATTAATTCCTGAAAGTATTGAAATAGCTGAAGGAATTTATTGGGGAGGAGACTTTGAACATGCTAAAAACCTTATTAATGAAGGTAAAATAGGCAGGTCAAATGTTCGATTTTTTCTTGGCTATTCGGGTTGGGACGCAGAGCAATTGCAACATGAGTTAGAAGCTAATTCTTGGATCATTTCGGAAAATGGTTTGCGAAACAAAATTATTGGGAAATCGGCTACAGATTTTTGGAAAGAAAAAATCATCGAACAAGGAGGTGATTACCTCATTTGGTCAAACGCGCCAGAAAATCCAATTTACAATTAA
- a CDS encoding DUF493 domain-containing protein: MDKKTTEFYERLKEELNSTTKKWPSEYLYKFIVPSDIEKIAQVEAAFNNLGAIIETRESKNAKFTSISISVLLNNADEIIKKYQEVSTIEGIISL; encoded by the coding sequence ATGGATAAAAAAACAACCGAATTTTACGAAAGATTAAAAGAAGAACTTAATTCGACCACAAAAAAATGGCCTTCTGAATACTTATACAAATTTATTGTTCCCAGCGATATTGAAAAAATTGCACAAGTAGAAGCGGCTTTTAACAATTTGGGAGCTATCATTGAAACTCGTGAATCAAAGAATGCTAAATTTACAAGTATTTCTATAAGCGTTTTGCTAAATAACGCCGACGAGATAATTAAAAAATACCAAGAAGTGTCAACAATTGAAGGGATAATATCTTTATAA
- a CDS encoding sensor histidine kinase gives MNNGYLEDLENDYLKKIVSQQKDLFFQFTLASDLKVSINFLRGLVDDFFEYSLEQINCNPNLIFENRINREDLQKMKRVFFESIDTLKSCEFDYRVSLPKAGDKWYRVVGSCERTIDGIAFYGTNSDVTSLKYQETEYKISEARSQFANLASGIGVWDWNMVTNEVFYSAQSLKILELENSGLDLISNPEKWDELVHPDDLDVYFGNIKEHFDGKIPYYETYHRVLCNGIYKWILDRGKVISRDTDGTPLRIIGTHTDVTSQKIREQKLQETLDLVNNQKSKLLNFAHIVSHNLKNHTGNLSSLLKMHAEDYLTTEETLSSIRIVSDELTTTIENLVELVNIQVSTNIESQNLNVLEYFNKVVLLLSDDIRKGEVKIINRIPDNLKVWFIPAYLDSILLNLTTNAIKYSDPSKGPMIEYYVEEEGGFDVLCVKDNGLGIDLEKYRDSIFGLYKTFHRNENSTGIGLYITKNQVEAMDGKIEVDSVVGEGTVFKVYFKKKS, from the coding sequence ATGAATAACGGCTACTTGGAAGATTTAGAGAATGATTATTTGAAAAAAATTGTATCTCAACAGAAAGATTTATTCTTTCAGTTTACTCTCGCGTCAGATTTAAAGGTTTCAATTAATTTTTTACGAGGATTAGTCGATGACTTTTTTGAATACTCACTTGAGCAAATAAACTGTAATCCCAATTTAATTTTTGAGAATAGAATCAACAGAGAAGACCTTCAGAAAATGAAAAGAGTATTTTTTGAAAGTATAGATACTCTTAAAAGTTGTGAATTTGATTATAGGGTTTCTTTACCAAAAGCCGGGGATAAATGGTATCGCGTTGTAGGAAGTTGTGAACGTACTATTGACGGTATAGCATTTTATGGGACTAATAGTGATGTTACATCTTTAAAATACCAAGAAACAGAATATAAAATATCTGAAGCGAGAAGTCAGTTTGCTAACTTAGCTTCAGGAATTGGTGTTTGGGATTGGAATATGGTTACGAATGAGGTCTTTTATTCGGCACAATCATTAAAAATACTCGAGCTGGAAAATAGTGGTCTTGATTTAATTTCGAACCCAGAAAAATGGGATGAATTAGTGCATCCAGATGATCTTGATGTTTATTTTGGTAATATAAAAGAGCATTTTGATGGGAAAATCCCTTATTATGAAACCTATCATAGAGTATTATGTAACGGAATTTATAAGTGGATTCTTGACAGGGGTAAAGTGATTTCTCGTGATACAGATGGTACACCATTAAGAATCATTGGAACGCATACAGATGTTACCTCTCAAAAAATTAGAGAACAAAAGTTACAGGAAACACTTGATTTGGTAAACAATCAAAAAAGTAAATTATTAAATTTTGCGCACATAGTTTCTCATAATTTAAAAAATCATACAGGTAATTTAAGTTCGCTTCTTAAAATGCATGCTGAAGATTATTTAACCACAGAAGAGACCTTGTCGAGTATTAGAATTGTTTCAGATGAGCTTACAACAACTATTGAAAATTTAGTGGAATTGGTAAATATTCAGGTTTCGACAAATATTGAAAGTCAAAATTTAAATGTTTTAGAGTATTTCAACAAAGTTGTATTGCTTTTAAGTGATGATATTAGAAAAGGCGAAGTAAAAATAATAAACAGAATCCCAGATAACTTAAAAGTATGGTTTATTCCGGCTTATTTAGATAGTATTTTGCTGAACCTTACAACTAATGCAATAAAATATTCTGATCCGTCAAAAGGACCTATGATTGAATATTATGTTGAAGAAGAAGGTGGGTTTGATGTGTTGTGTGTAAAGGATAATGGATTGGGAATCGATTTAGAGAAATACAGGGACTCTATTTTTGGATTGTATAAAACATTTCATAGAAATGAAAATTCAACAGGAATTGGCTTGTATATAACTAAAAATCAAGTAGAGGCGATGGATGGCAAGATAGAAGTAGACAGTGTTGTGGGTGAGGGAACAGTTTTTAAAGTTTATTTTAAAAAGAAATCATAA
- a CDS encoding HU family DNA-binding protein: protein MNKSDLIDAMAANAGITKAAAKLALESFLENVEGTLKKGGRVSLVGFGSWSVSKRAARDGRNPQTGKTIKIAAKNVVKFKAGAELEGAVNK from the coding sequence ATGAACAAATCAGATTTAATCGATGCTATGGCTGCTAACGCAGGGATTACAAAAGCTGCTGCTAAATTAGCTTTAGAATCATTTTTAGAAAATGTTGAAGGTACTTTGAAAAAAGGTGGAAGAGTATCTTTAGTTGGATTTGGATCTTGGTCAGTATCTAAGAGAGCTGCAAGAGATGGAAGAAACCCTCAAACAGGAAAAACTATCAAAATTGCTGCTAAAAACGTAGTGAAATTCAAAGCTGGTGCTGAATTAGAAGGTGCAGTAAACAAATAA
- a CDS encoding START-like domain-containing protein, producing MDNKIRYELEFPIHSSPQLLYQYISTPSGLQEWFADNVNSRGEFFTFKWDDSEERARLFSKKNGEKIKFRWVDSENKDTEYYFELRILEDDITKDVSLMVVDFAEHDDLDEAKMLWENQISDLKHVIGSV from the coding sequence ATGGACAACAAAATACGTTACGAACTAGAGTTCCCAATACATTCATCTCCGCAATTACTTTATCAATATATTTCTACGCCTTCAGGACTGCAAGAATGGTTCGCAGATAACGTAAATTCACGTGGCGAATTTTTCACTTTCAAATGGGACGATTCAGAAGAAAGAGCACGTCTTTTTTCTAAAAAAAATGGAGAAAAAATAAAATTCAGATGGGTTGATTCTGAAAACAAAGACACTGAATATTATTTTGAATTAAGAATACTTGAAGACGACATCACAAAAGATGTATCGTTGATGGTAGTTGATTTTGCTGAACATGATGATTTAGACGAAGCTAAAATGCTGTGGGAAAACCAAATTTCAGACCTAAAACATGTTATTGGTTCTGTTTAG
- a CDS encoding RecQ family ATP-dependent DNA helicase, protein MQQALQILEKYWNYSSFRPVQDEIIQSVLKGKDTFGLMPTGGGKSLCFQVPGMVFNGFCLVVSPLIALMKDQVAQLQSRDIKAIALTGGIKTDEILQLLDNCQFGNYKFLYLSPERLEQDWILERIKSLPVSLVAIDEAHCVSQWGHDFRPSYLKIKNLKTHFPKIPFIALTASATPRVQIDIINLLGLENPNLFSKSFARENLGYHIIKAEDKLYKLNQILQKNPESSIIYVRNRKNCHEYAQKLADLGFKTTFYHGGLPLKEKEKNMNLWLTDKSPVMIATSAFGMGIDKPNVKTVIHINLPENLESYYQEAGRAGRNGEKAFAILISSPSDIIQAENQFINVLPDVKFLKEVYLKLCNYFQIAYGEGINDEFPFSLNQFCLQYKFPVLKTFNSLQFLDRQGVISLSQEFSEKVQVQFLLESKEVIRYISLNPDDEPIISTILRSYPGIFDLQININCAFVAKKTGTSEVKVLNLLEKLKNLNIVDCFFQHNESKIVFLEVREDERTINRISKHLENQNSVKKEQMQAMIKYVLNETSCKSQLLLEYFGETNSNECGVCSYCVSKKVKKTPVEDLKFEIMNLLQQKEMTTREIVSLVGVSEEQVLEVVKKLLEYNMVSINSRNQFTIVK, encoded by the coding sequence ATGCAGCAAGCATTACAAATTCTTGAAAAATATTGGAACTATTCTTCTTTTAGACCTGTTCAGGATGAAATAATACAATCAGTATTAAAAGGTAAGGACACTTTTGGGTTAATGCCTACAGGGGGTGGGAAATCATTGTGTTTTCAAGTTCCTGGAATGGTCTTTAATGGTTTTTGTCTTGTTGTTTCTCCCTTGATTGCTTTAATGAAAGACCAAGTGGCTCAACTGCAAAGTAGGGATATTAAAGCTATAGCATTGACTGGTGGTATTAAAACAGATGAAATACTGCAATTGTTAGATAATTGCCAATTTGGGAATTATAAATTTTTGTATCTATCACCAGAGCGCCTTGAACAAGATTGGATTCTGGAACGTATTAAAAGTTTACCTGTAAGTTTAGTGGCAATTGATGAAGCACATTGTGTGTCGCAATGGGGTCATGATTTTAGACCTTCATATCTGAAAATTAAAAATTTAAAAACTCATTTTCCTAAGATTCCTTTTATAGCCTTAACAGCATCAGCTACTCCAAGAGTGCAAATAGATATTATTAATTTGTTAGGATTAGAAAATCCGAATCTTTTTTCGAAGTCATTCGCTAGAGAAAATCTAGGTTATCATATTATTAAAGCCGAAGATAAGTTGTATAAACTCAATCAAATTCTTCAAAAAAACCCTGAGTCTTCAATTATATATGTTCGTAATAGGAAAAACTGTCATGAATATGCTCAAAAATTAGCCGATTTAGGTTTTAAAACCACTTTTTATCACGGTGGATTACCTTTAAAAGAAAAAGAGAAAAACATGAACTTGTGGCTTACAGATAAAAGCCCTGTTATGATTGCTACAAGCGCTTTTGGAATGGGGATTGATAAACCCAATGTGAAAACAGTTATTCATATAAACCTGCCTGAAAATTTAGAAAGCTATTATCAGGAAGCGGGGAGAGCTGGTAGAAACGGAGAAAAGGCATTTGCAATTTTAATAAGTTCACCTTCAGATATCATTCAGGCTGAAAATCAGTTTATAAATGTATTGCCAGATGTTAAGTTTCTCAAAGAAGTTTATCTAAAACTCTGTAATTATTTTCAAATAGCATATGGGGAAGGCATTAATGATGAATTTCCTTTTAGTTTAAATCAGTTTTGTTTACAATATAAATTTCCAGTTTTAAAAACATTTAATTCCCTTCAGTTTTTAGACAGACAAGGAGTGATAAGTCTTTCTCAGGAATTTTCAGAAAAAGTACAAGTTCAGTTTTTATTGGAATCTAAAGAAGTTATTCGTTACATAAGTCTCAATCCTGATGATGAACCAATTATTTCGACAATTTTAAGAAGTTATCCAGGGATTTTTGATCTTCAAATTAACATCAATTGTGCTTTTGTAGCTAAGAAAACAGGGACGTCAGAAGTTAAAGTGCTAAATTTGCTGGAGAAACTTAAAAATTTAAATATAGTTGACTGTTTTTTTCAGCACAATGAGTCTAAAATTGTTTTTTTAGAAGTCCGTGAAGATGAGAGAACAATTAATCGAATATCAAAACATTTGGAAAACCAAAATTCGGTGAAAAAGGAACAAATGCAAGCAATGATAAAATATGTTTTAAATGAGACAAGTTGTAAAAGTCAATTGCTTCTGGAATATTTTGGAGAAACAAATAGTAATGAATGTGGAGTTTGTTCTTATTGTGTTTCTAAAAAAGTAAAAAAAACTCCTGTTGAAGATTTAAAGTTTGAGATAATGAATCTTTTACAACAAAAAGAGATGACAACTAGAGAAATAGTCTCATTGGTTGGAGTAAGTGAAGAGCAAGTGTTAGAGGTGGTTAAAAAGTTGTTAGAATATAATATGGTTTCTATTAATAGTAGAAATCAATTTACAATAGTAAAATAA
- the fmt gene encoding methionyl-tRNA formyltransferase encodes MEKLRIVFMGTPEFAVGILDAIVKDGKHEVVGVITAVDKPAGRGQKIKYSAVKEYAIEKGLRLLQPSNLKSEDFLEELKSLNANLQVVVAFRMLPKVVWAMPKYGTFNLHASLLPNYRGAAPINWAIINGETKTGVTTFFIDEKIDTGAMILSKEINISENETAGELHDKLMVLGCEAVVETLDKISQGDVTAIIQQDTPEIKTAYKLDRENCKIDFNRGIDEAYNLIRGLSPYPSAYCFFKDGDEEWNVKIYEVRKEVVDHDLEFGSVVTTKKEMKIAVSGGFIHVISIQFPGKKKMLIHELLNGMTFSDQAKAV; translated from the coding sequence ATGGAAAAATTAAGAATTGTTTTTATGGGTACTCCCGAATTTGCTGTGGGAATCCTAGATGCAATAGTAAAAGATGGTAAACACGAAGTTGTTGGAGTCATAACCGCTGTAGATAAGCCTGCAGGACGTGGGCAAAAAATAAAATATTCGGCAGTAAAAGAATATGCAATTGAAAAAGGATTGAGATTATTGCAGCCTTCTAATTTAAAAAGTGAAGATTTTTTAGAAGAGTTAAAATCGCTTAATGCAAATTTGCAAGTGGTTGTTGCTTTTAGAATGCTTCCTAAAGTGGTTTGGGCTATGCCTAAATACGGAACATTTAATTTACATGCTTCGCTTTTACCAAATTATAGAGGAGCTGCTCCTATTAATTGGGCCATAATTAATGGAGAAACTAAAACTGGTGTAACTACATTTTTTATTGATGAGAAAATTGATACCGGCGCTATGATTCTTAGTAAAGAAATTAATATATCAGAAAATGAAACGGCTGGAGAGTTGCATGATAAACTAATGGTTTTAGGTTGCGAGGCTGTTGTTGAGACTCTAGATAAAATAAGTCAAGGTGATGTGACTGCTATAATACAACAAGATACTCCAGAAATAAAAACAGCTTACAAGTTAGATAGGGAAAATTGTAAAATAGATTTCAATAGAGGAATTGATGAGGCTTATAATTTGATACGAGGTTTGAGTCCATATCCATCAGCATATTGTTTTTTTAAAGATGGTGATGAAGAATGGAATGTTAAGATATATGAGGTAAGAAAGGAAGTTGTAGACCATGATTTAGAATTTGGGAGTGTTGTGACAACAAAAAAAGAAATGAAAATTGCAGTTTCTGGCGGATTTATTCACGTAATTTCAATTCAATTTCCTGGGAAAAAGAAAATGTTGATTCATGAATTGCTTAACGGGATGACTTTTTCTGATCAAGCTAAGGCTGTTTAA
- a CDS encoding DUF4290 domain-containing protein, producing the protein MDKKYIRENANEVVQNLEYNSERKSLIIPEYGRHLHKLIDQALAIKEKEERNKMAKYIISVMGSMNPHLRDVPDFQHKLWDQLFIMSDFSLDVDSPYPIPSKEVLKMKPDPLKYPQNFPKYRFYGNNITYMIAKANEWEEGEMKNALVRVIANHMKKSYLSWNKDTVTDAVIFEHLYELSGGKFNLTTSSEELSNTQDLMRTNKRMSNKIQNNNNNNGKQKNQKNGPKKPFIKNNNNPK; encoded by the coding sequence ATGGATAAAAAATATATTCGAGAAAATGCTAACGAAGTAGTTCAGAATTTAGAATACAATTCTGAACGCAAATCGCTTATTATACCTGAATACGGACGTCATTTACATAAGCTAATTGATCAAGCATTGGCTATTAAAGAAAAAGAAGAGCGCAATAAAATGGCGAAATACATTATTTCCGTTATGGGAAGTATGAACCCTCATTTGCGTGATGTTCCTGATTTTCAACATAAACTTTGGGATCAATTATTTATAATGTCTGATTTTTCTTTAGATGTAGATTCTCCCTATCCAATTCCTTCTAAAGAGGTATTGAAGATGAAACCAGACCCATTGAAATACCCACAAAATTTCCCTAAATATCGTTTTTATGGAAATAATATTACTTATATGATTGCAAAAGCAAACGAATGGGAAGAAGGCGAAATGAAAAACGCTTTAGTTCGTGTTATTGCAAATCATATGAAAAAATCATATTTAAGCTGGAATAAAGACACTGTTACTGATGCTGTTATTTTTGAGCATTTGTACGAATTATCAGGAGGTAAATTTAACCTCACTACTTCTAGCGAAGAGCTTTCCAATACTCAAGATTTGATGCGTACAAACAAACGCATGTCTAACAAAATTCAAAACAACAATAATAACAACGGAAAGCAAAAAAATCAAAAAAATGGCCCTAAAAAACCATTTATAAAAAACAATAACAATCCTAAATAA
- the rny gene encoding ribonuclease Y — translation MDILTIIIAGIIGLAGGFGIAKFIEKSNVSNLIKNAKKEAASILKDANQEAENIKKDKILQAKEKFIELKAEHEQVILSRDRKVAEVEKRVRDKESQISNELAKAKKVNDEFESKAAEYQTKIEALDKKSAEIEKMHKSQVEQLEVISGLSADDAKNQLVESLKAEAKTNAMAYIQETLEEAKLTAQQEAKKVIINTIQRVGTEEAVENCVSVFNIESDDVKGRIIGREGRNIRAIEAATGVEIIVDDTPEAIILSCFDPVRREIARLALHKLVTDGRIHPARIEEVVAKTQKQIEDEIIEVGKRTVIDLGIHGLHPELIKIVGRMKYRSSYGQNLLQHSREVAKLCGLMAAELGLNVKLAKRAGLLHDIGKVPDTESDLPHALLGMQWAEKYGEKEEVCNAIGAHHDEIEMKSLLSPIIQVCDAISGARPGARRQVLDSYIQRLKDLEDIAYGFGGVKSAYAIQAGRELRVIVESEKVSDEMASKLSFDISHKIQTEMTYPGQVKITVIRETRAVNIAK, via the coding sequence ATGGACATTTTAACAATAATTATTGCTGGAATTATAGGATTAGCTGGCGGATTTGGGATTGCAAAATTCATTGAAAAAAGTAACGTTTCTAACTTGATTAAAAATGCTAAAAAAGAAGCAGCATCAATTTTAAAAGATGCAAATCAAGAAGCAGAGAACATCAAGAAAGATAAAATTTTACAAGCAAAAGAAAAATTTATTGAATTAAAAGCTGAGCACGAACAAGTTATCCTTTCAAGAGACAGAAAAGTTGCCGAAGTTGAAAAAAGGGTTCGTGATAAGGAATCTCAAATTTCAAACGAATTGGCAAAAGCTAAAAAAGTTAACGACGAGTTTGAAAGTAAAGCTGCTGAGTATCAAACTAAAATTGAAGCTTTAGACAAAAAATCGGCTGAGATAGAAAAAATGCACAAATCTCAAGTAGAACAACTTGAGGTAATTTCTGGACTTTCTGCAGACGATGCAAAAAATCAATTAGTGGAAAGCTTAAAAGCTGAAGCCAAAACTAATGCTATGGCTTATATTCAAGAAACTCTTGAAGAAGCTAAATTAACAGCACAACAAGAAGCTAAAAAAGTAATCATCAATACAATTCAACGTGTTGGAACAGAAGAAGCTGTTGAAAACTGTGTTTCTGTATTTAATATTGAATCTGATGATGTAAAAGGACGTATTATTGGACGTGAAGGACGTAATATTCGTGCTATTGAAGCTGCAACTGGTGTTGAAATCATTGTAGATGACACTCCTGAAGCAATTATCTTATCATGCTTTGATCCTGTGCGTCGTGAAATTGCACGTCTTGCACTACACAAATTAGTTACTGACGGACGTATTCACCCAGCTCGTATCGAGGAAGTTGTTGCAAAAACACAAAAACAAATTGAAGACGAAATCATTGAAGTTGGAAAACGCACCGTTATCGATTTAGGAATTCACGGTTTACACCCTGAATTAATCAAAATCGTGGGACGTATGAAATACCGTTCATCATATGGTCAAAACCTTTTACAGCACTCACGCGAAGTTGCTAAACTTTGTGGTTTAATGGCTGCTGAACTTGGACTAAACGTAAAACTTGCTAAAAGAGCTGGTTTATTACACGATATAGGAAAAGTTCCAGATACAGAAAGTGATTTACCACACGCATTATTAGGAATGCAATGGGCTGAGAAATATGGTGAAAAAGAAGAAGTTTGTAATGCAATTGGAGCTCACCATGACGAAATTGAGATGAAGTCATTATTATCACCAATCATTCAAGTATGTGATGCTATTTCGGGAGCTCGTCCTGGAGCTCGTCGTCAAGTTTTAGATTCATATATCCAAAGATTAAAAGATCTTGAAGATATCGCTTATGGATTTGGCGGTGTAAAAAGTGCTTATGCTATCCAAGCTGGTCGTGAACTACGTGTAATTGTAGAAAGCGAAAAAGTATCTGATGAAATGGCTTCTAAATTATCATTTGATATTTCTCACAAAATACAGACAGAAATGACTTATCCTGGACAAGTAAAAATCACTGTTATTAGAGAAACTAGAGCAGTTAACATTGCTAAATAA
- a CDS encoding aminotransferase class IV → MQNSLLHNRGFLYGDALFETVKILDGKILFLEDHYFRLMASMRILRMEIPMNFTMEFFEKEILNEVKKEQFEASARVRITVFRKEGGFYLPKDNNIEYVISVSKIEKPIYQIENSSYEVDIFKDFYVSKQLISTLKSTNKIVQITGSIYADENGLDNCILLNEDKNVTEALNGNIFMLKDNKLITPPISEGCLNGIMRKQIIALAKTIEGLTVEEVNISPFDLQKADELFITNVIKGIQPVTKYRKKEFETNLSQTLISKLNTKIRLG, encoded by the coding sequence ATGCAAAACTCATTACTTCACAATCGCGGATTTCTTTACGGCGATGCTTTATTTGAAACTGTTAAAATTTTAGACGGTAAAATTCTTTTTTTAGAAGATCATTATTTCAGATTAATGGCATCAATGAGAATTTTAAGAATGGAGATTCCAATGAATTTTACTATGGAATTTTTTGAAAAGGAAATACTCAATGAAGTAAAAAAAGAACAATTTGAAGCATCTGCAAGAGTAAGAATAACTGTTTTTCGTAAAGAAGGTGGTTTTTATTTACCAAAAGACAACAACATTGAATATGTTATTTCAGTTTCAAAAATTGAAAAACCAATCTATCAGATAGAAAACTCATCTTATGAAGTTGATATCTTCAAAGACTTTTACGTTTCAAAACAATTGATTTCTACACTTAAAAGTACTAACAAAATAGTTCAAATTACTGGAAGCATTTACGCAGATGAAAATGGATTAGACAATTGTATCTTACTAAATGAAGATAAAAATGTCACCGAAGCACTTAACGGTAACATTTTTATGCTTAAGGACAACAAATTGATTACTCCTCCAATTTCAGAAGGATGTCTTAATGGAATTATGAGAAAGCAAATTATTGCTTTAGCAAAAACAATTGAAGGCTTAACTGTAGAAGAAGTAAATATTTCCCCTTTCGATCTACAAAAGGCCGACGAATTATTTATTACCAATGTGATTAAAGGAATTCAACCCGTAACCAAATACAGGAAGAAAGAGTTTGAAACAAATTTATCTCAGACTTTAATTTCTAAATTAAACACTAAAATACGTTTAGGTTAA
- a CDS encoding DUF3450 domain-containing protein, with amino-acid sequence MSDIGGIVDSLEVRFQKLLNKMESLHQSNQEIQQKLDQAEKIIQNQEQEIKDLKSRFDSIKITNSLLGSDEYKRDTKLKINSLIREIDYCIAQLSD; translated from the coding sequence ATGAGCGATATTGGAGGAATAGTTGATTCTCTTGAAGTTAGGTTTCAGAAACTCTTAAATAAAATGGAGAGTTTACACCAATCAAATCAAGAAATCCAACAAAAGCTAGATCAAGCTGAAAAAATTATCCAAAATCAGGAACAAGAAATAAAAGATTTAAAGTCAAGATTTGACTCTATAAAAATCACAAATTCATTACTTGGTAGTGACGAATATAAACGAGATACAAAGCTTAAAATAAATTCATTAATTAGAGAAATTGACTATTGTATAGCACAATTATCTGATTAA